CGGCCGCCGCCGCGCTCGCGCGCGCGGCCAAGCTGCTGGTGGTCACGCACGTGCCGCCGTTCGCCGACGCCTGCTGGCACGACGGCCGGCGCTCCGACGACGCGTGGCTGCCGTGGTTCACGTGCGTCGCCGCGGGCGACGCGCTGCGCGCCGCGATGGCCGCGCACCCCGACGCCCGCGCGCTGGTCGTGTGCGGCCACACCCACGGCGGCGGCCAGGTCGACGTCGCGCCGAACCTGCGCGTGCTCACCGGCGGCGCCGACTACGGCGCGCCGGTCGCGCAGGCGCCGCTGGTCCTGCGCTGAGGTTCAGCCGGCCTGTCGCCAGGTCGCCAAGGCCTCCGCCGTCGGGGGCAAGCCCCGATAGCGCCCCCACTCATGACGCGAGCCTCGGCGCGCGGACCGGTGCCCGAAGAACTGACAGGCGCTGAGCGACCGCGGCCGCCAGCCCGCGCCCGATCCGCTCAGCGCGGCGGGGACGTGACCGTCAGCGGGATGTCGACGGTGTGCTCGATGCGGCGGCCGTCCTCGCGCTGCAGCCATAGCTGCGCGCGCAGGTGGTCCATGCTGCACTGCTCGATGTGCAGCTCGCCGGCCGCGAAGCCGGTGTCGGCGTCGGGGTGCTCGGCCGCCGGCACCGCCTTGACGACGAAGCCCTCGAACGACAGCGGCATCGTCGTCGGCTCGGTCGGGCACTCGACGAACGTCACCTCGAGCGACGCGAGCTCGGGATCCGCCGGCGTCGGGGTGAACGCGAACGTCACCTGGTTGACGCCGGCGCAGCTGAAGCAATAGGTCCCGGTCGGGCGCGGCGGCGTGCTCGCGCACCCGGCCACGACGATCGCTGCGAGGCCGAGCCCGGACGACGACGTGCGCATGACCCGTCATACCGCGGCGGCGCCGGCGAAGAGAAGGCCCGACCGCCAGCTCACGGCGCGGTGTCGAGGCCGTCGCAGTGGCTGGCGAACAGGTGCCCGACGACGGTCCCGGCCGCGAAGGTGAGGTCGACGTCGAGGGCGATCAGGCCGTCGGGGTGGCTCGGCGCCGGCGCGCCGACGCAGCTCGGGCACACGTCGGCGGCGACGGGGGTCACGGTCACCGCGGTGGCGGCCGCGCCCAGCGGGCCGCCGAGCAGATCGCCACGGAAGTCGAGCAGGTTCCCCGGCGTCGTCGTCGGCGCGGTGGTCGTCGGCACCGGCACGGCGCCCAGGATCAGCGTGTAGTCCGGCGTCGGCGACGTCATCGTCGGGCAGCCGGCCGCGCCGCCGCGGTGGATCTCGACGTAGAGCGTCGGCGGCGCGCCGGTCGCGATCGTCACGCCGTAGATGGCGTGATCGAGCGTGCGCACGGCGGCGCCGAAGCGCGCGGTCAGCGCGGTCGTGCGACACGCGCCCGCGCAGGTCGCGGGCAGGCCGGCGTCGAGGCCCGCGGCGTCGTCAGCGATCACGGCGGCGTCGGGCGCGCTCGACGCGTCGCCGCACGCGCCCGGGAGCACCGCCAGCGCGAGCAGCCATCTCAGGGTCGCGGCCATGCGCGCATCGTACTACGCGCGCGCGCTACTTCGCCGCGCCGCCGAGGGCGTCGGTGAGCTGCTGGTAGCGCACGCCGACGTACGAGCCGATCGCCGCGGGCAGCGCGGGCGCGGCGCGGAGGTGCGCGACCAGCGCGCTGTCACCTGCGGCTCGGTACTGATCGACCAGGCCGTCGTGCCGCGCGCACGCGGGCGTGCGCACGTCGCCGAGGAACGCCATGCCCGCGCCGGGCCCGCACCGGCCGAAGCTGGCGTCGGCGCCGCCGGTCACGCGGGCGAGCTCGATCGGGTCGACGATGAGCGAGAGTGCGAGCATGGGAGCGCTCCGACGAGAGGTCGTCGAGGCTGGGGTGGTGCAGGCGACGTGCCAGCGGCGCGACACCCGCGCGCGTCCTGGTGACGCCCTCCGCCTGGGGTGGCGCGCTCCGCTGCGCCGACCTCGGTCAGCACGCGCGCGCGCCCGTCAGCGGATCGCGGGGCTCACGGGATGCACTCGCACGCGTACTCCTGGGTGCCGTTGTCGAACCAGTCGTAGAACTGTCCGCTGCTGCTGACCAGGACGTAGATCTCGCCCATGCGCGCGTTGGGCTGCCCGGGCGCGAACGGTGGATTCGCGAAGGTCTGGTTCTCGACCGTGGTCCAGATACCGTCGCGCTGCGGATCGGAGATGCCGGCCCAGTAGAACGGCGAGCTGCCGTTCGGATTCACGAAGCTGTAGACCGCGGTCGCTTCACCGGTCGTCTCGGGGATGACGAGGTAGCCACCGTCCGACCTGCAGTCGGCCGCGGCGCTGGTCCACAGCGTCAGCGTATTGACCCGTCGATACCGTGACGTGGCCGGCGCCCCGGTGACCGCCTGATAGCCGACACAGCGCGGCTGGGCGTCGATCGGCTGGGCGTCGATCGGCTGGGCGTCGATCGGCTGGGCGTCGATCGGGCGGGCGTCGATCGGCTGGGCGTCGATCGGCTGGGCATCGATCACCTGGGCGTCGATCACCTGGGCGTCGATCACCTGCGCGTCGATCACCTGGGCGTCAGGCGCCGCATCGACCGCCGCCGCGTCCAGGTCGGCGTCGGGCGTTGCGCCGCCGTCGCCCGGGCCGTCGATCGTCGCGGCGTCCAGGGTCCCCGTGGCGGCGCGCGGATCGAATGCGCACGAGGCCAGGACGATCAGGGCGAGGTACCGCATCGCTCCACCCTAGCACCGGCCGCCGGAGCCCGGGGCTCGACCGCGGGGCCCTCCCCCGGCCATCGATCCGTAGAATGAATATTCGTTCCAACCCGTGTGAATCCGGATTCGGACCGATTTTCCAGTTGACACGCCGAAATGTGACGGGCCAATTGTTTGTCGACAATTCGAATGAACATTCATTCGATATCACATGGAGACCCAAGATGCTGACCAAGGCCGTCCTCGCCGCCCTCGCCACCCTCTCGACCTGCACCGACCTCCCCGCGGGTGACACCACCGACCCGCACTACTGGGGCGACCTGTTCCTCGCCAAGTACGCCGACGAGCGGGTGATCGGCGAGCTGGAGCCCGGCCCGACGCCGCTGGCCCAGCCACGCACGGTCCTGCTCATCACCGGGGTCACGATCCCGGCGGTCTGGTTCGATCCGATCAAGGCCCGGCTCGAGCGCGACGGGTTCCGGCCGGTGGTGTACGAGCCGCCGGATCTGCTCAGCGGCGACCTGTTCGAGAACTCCGAGCGGCTCGCGGTCGTGGTCGACGAGCTCCGCGCCCAGACCGGCGAGGACAAGATCGACATCCTGGCCGAGTGCACCGGCGGGCTGATCGCGCGCCACTACATCCAGGCGCTCGGCGGCGACGAGCACGTGTCGCGGCTGGTCACGTTCATCTCGCCGCAGCACGGCCTCCCCAAGGCGCCCCTGGCCGCCGCCTACGCGGGCTGGCCGGCCCTCGACGACCTGTCGCCGGGCAGCGCGTTCCTCGAGACCGTCAACAGCGCGCCGCTGCCGGCGACCGTGCCGGTGACGTCGATCTACACGTGCACCGACGAGTACATCCAGCCGTACCGGACGTCGATCATCCCGGGCGCGACCAACATCGGGCTCGGCTGCGACGGCGAGTTCGTCGGGCACTTCCAGTTCTTCTACGACGCCGAGATCTACCTGGTCATGCACGCCGCGCTGGTGCAGCCGGTGGCCGGCGACCCGACGACGACGCCCCCGACCGAGGAGGTCGACGTCAGCGGCGGCTGCGCCGCGGGCGGCCACGCCAGCGGCGGCGCCGGCCTGCTGGTCCTGGGCGCCGCGCTGGTCGGGCGTCGTCGCCGTCGCGCGCCGCGCGCGTGATCACGCGCGTCGCAGGTGCGCGCCGCCGCTGAACGCCGTGCGCGCTCGCGGTCACGCGCGCCGAGTGGAACGCCACGCCGCGATCACTCACGAACGGAGCGCCGCGCGCGTGATCACTCGCGCAGGAAGTGGCAGGTGTACCCGTCGGGGTTGGCCTGCAGGTAGTCCTGATGGTCGGCCTCGGCCGCGGTGAACACGCTGGCCGGCTCGACGGTGGTGACGACCGGCGTCGGCCAGACCCCGCTGGCGTCGACCCGGGCCCGCACCGCCAGCGCGGTCGAGCGCTGGGCCGCGGTCGTGTAGAAGATCGTCGAGCGGTACTGCGAGCCGCGATCGTTGCCCTGGCGATCGAGCGTGGTCGGGTCGTGCATGCGGAAGTACCAGCGCTGGAGCAGGACCTCGTAGCTGAGCCGGGCCGGATCGAACTCGACCTTGACCGACTCGGCGTGGCCGGTGTCGCCGCGGTGGACGAGGTCGTAGCGCGCGGTCGCGGGATCGCCCCCGATGTAGCCGACCTCGGTGTCGACGACGCCGTCGACCTGCCGCAGCAGCTCCTCCATGCCCCAGAAGCACCCGCCGGCGAGGATCGCGACCTCGTGGCCCGGCCCCGCCGCCGGGGTGATCGGCTCGGGCGCCGGCCCGGCGGGGGCCGACGGATCCGCCGGCGCCGGTCGCGCCGTCGGCGTCGCACGCTCACCGCCGCGGTCGCACGCGCCAAGGAGGACCAGCGCGACGAGGACCGCGCGGCGCGAGGTGACCATGGACCAGCTACGCACCGACATGGCCCAGGTTACCGCCTGCTGCCCTCGTGGCGAGGCCGCGCCCGGGCCGGCCCGTGGCCCGAGGGGCGGCCCGCGAGCCCCTCGCGCCCGCGGTTTGTGGTCCCACGGGTGACGCGCGCCTGACGGCCGGGCGACACTAGCAGTCGATGCGACGCTCGAGTCGACGCCTGCTGGTGCTGGTCGCGGCGCTGCCCGTGACGCTGGTCCTGCTGGCGTTCCTCTACATGCTCGGGATGGCGCACCTCGAGGGCAAGGAGCGCGGCTTCTGGCAGGCGCTCGAGTGGGCCGGCGAGACCGTGACCACGACCGGCTACGGCGCCGACTCGGGCTGGACTCACCCGGTGATGGTCGTGTTCACGGTCGTGACCCAGTTCGTCGGCGTGTTCATGACCTTCCTGGTCTTCCCTGTGTTCCTGATCCCGTTCTTCGAGGAGCGGTTCGAGGGACGCCTGCCGACCAAGCTGCCGACCCGCGCCGGCACCGTGCTGGTCTACCGCTGGGGCCCGGCGGTCGCGACCTTGGTCGACGAGCTGACCCGCGAGCGGGTCCCGGTGGTGATCCTCGAGAACGACCTGGCGATCGCCCGCCGCATCCGCGATCGCGGCCACACGGTCGTCCACGGCGATCTCGATCTCGACGACGACGTCCTCGGTGAGCTGCGCGGCGTCCGCGGCATCGTCGCGAACGGCCAGGATCACCAGAACGCGGTGCTGACGCTGAGCGCGCGCCAGCGCGGCTTCAAGGGGCCGATCGTCGCGCTGGTCGAGACCCCGAGCCGGCGCGCGCCGATGATGCGCGCCGGGGCCACCGCGGTGTTCACGCCGCGCCACGCCCTCGCGGCCGCGCTCGCAGCCAAGGCCAGCGTGAAGATCAGCCCGCGCGTCACCGGCGAGCGCCGCCTGGGCAAGGCCCTCGAGATCGCCGAGGTCCGCGTGCACCGCGGCAGCGCGCTGGTCGGCACGACCCTGGCGACCGCCAACCTGCGCGGCGAGACCGGCGCCACGATCATCGGCAAGTGGATCGGCGGTGAGCTCGACGCGCCGCCGTCCCCGACCCAGCCGATGGAGGTCGGGACGATCCTGGTCGCCGCGGGCAGCCGCGACGCGATCGCGCGGCTGGGCGAGCTGGCGACGCCGGTGGCGCGCACCGGCCGGTTCTTGATCCTCGGCAACGACGAGACCGGCCGCAAGGTCGCCGAGTTCCTGCGCGACGCCGGCGAGGAGGTCACGGTCATCGACGATCAGCCCGGCGCCGGCGTCGACGTGGTCGGCGACATCCTCGATCCTGAGCTGCTCCGCCGCGCGGGCATCGCCGGGGCGCAGGCGGTGCTGCTGGTCATGGAGAGCGACAGCGAGACCACGTTCGCCGCGGCCGTCGTCCGCGATCTGGTCAGCGACGCCGCGGTGATCGCCAGCGTCGACAACGCCGACCACGTCGCCCGGGTCCACCGCGCAGGCGCCGACTTCGTCCTGTCGATCGGGCAGGTCGCGGGTCAGCTGCTGTCGTTCCAGATCCTGGGCGAGGAGGCCGTGACCCTGCAGCCCGAGATCAAGCTGGTCAAGACCCTGGCCGGCGCCCTGGCCGGGCAACGCCTGCGCGCCGCGAAGGTGCGCGAGCGCACCGGGTGCCTGGTGATCGCGGTCGAGCGGACCGACGAGGTCGTCGTCGACTTCCCGGGCGACTTCGTGATCGGCGCCGACGACGTCGTCTACATCAGCGGCACGCCGGCCACGATCGCCCAGTACTTCGAGACGTTCGCCGGAACCCGCCCGTGATCCGCGGCCCGCGCCGCCACCGCGCCGCCACCGCGCCGGCGCGCGCGGCCCCTCGCGACCTGCGCCGGCGCCCGCCGGTGATCGATGGCGCGCGCGCCGCCACCGCGCCGGCGCGCGCGGCCTGCGCGACCTGCGCCGGCGCTCGCCGGTGATCGATGGCGCGCGCGCCGCCACCGCGCCGGCGCGCGCGGCCTGCGCGACCTGCGCCGGCGCCCGCCGGTGATCGATGGCGCGCGCGCCGCCACCGCGCCGGCGCGCGCGGCCTGCGCGACCTGCGCCGGCGCCCGCCGGTGATCGATGGCGCGCGCGCCGCCACCGCGCCGGCGCGCGCGGCCTGCGCGACCTGCGCCGCGGTCCGTTCAGGACGCGGTCGACGCGATGATCCCGGGCTGCGTCCCGCGCGACGCGGAGCCGCGCCACGCGGAGCCGCGCGATCCGCAGCGACGCGCTTGCGCAACCTCGGGGGCCGCTGCTACCGATGGCGATGACCACCATGCTCGTGCCGTGCGTCTGGCTCGACGATCAAGCCGAGGCGGCCGCGGCGCTCTACACCGAGCTCTTCCCGGGCGGCCGGACGACCGCGGTGGCGCGCTACCCCGAGGCCACCGACAACCCCAGCGGCCGGCCGCGCGGCAGCGTGCTCACCATCGAGGTCGAGCTCGCCGGGCAGCGCTGCACCTTGCTCAACGGCGGCCCGATGTTCACGCTCAACCCGAGCCTCTCGCTGTTCGTGCAGCTCGACGACAGCACAGCTGCCCGTCGACTGTTCGGTCGGCTCGCCGAGGGAGGCGAGGTGCGGATGCCGCTCGACCAGTACCCGTGGAGCCCGTGCTACGGCTGGGTCCAGGATCGGTTCGGCGTGTCGTGGCAGGTGATCACCGGCCGGCGCGCGCCCGCCGGCGACACGATCGTCCCGTGCCTGATGTTCGCGGGCGCCCAGCACGGTCGGGCCGAGGAGGCGCTGCGCCGGTACGCCGCGATCTTCCCCGACGGCCGCGTCGACAGCCTCGAGCCGTACGGGCCCGACGAGGGCCCCGCCGGCACGCTCAAGCACGGGCGCTGCACGCTCGCCGGGCACGAGCTGGTGGCGATGGACAGCCACCTCGCCCACGACGTCGCGTTCAACGAGGCGCTGTCGCTGCAGGTGATGTGCGCCGATCAGGCCGAGGTCGATCGCTGCTGGGACGCGCTGGTCGACGGCGGCACGCCTGGCCCGTGCGGCTGGTTGAAGGATCGGTTCGGCGTGTCGTGGCAGGTCGTGCCGAGCGCGATCGCCGCGTGGATGGCCGGCCCCGACACCGCCGCGCGCGACCGCGCGTTCGCGGCGATGCTGACGATGGGCAAGCTCGACGTCGCCGCGCTCGAGCGCGCCTTCACCGGCGCGTGAGCGGGCGCGCGCACCTCACGTCGCCATGAGCGCGGCGCGGATCCTGGCGTCGGCGCGGACCTCGCTCTCGGCGTGGGCCCAGCGCGGGTTGTCCGTGCGCGCCGTCACGCCCAGCGCGGGGCCGCCGAGGTCGACCGCAGCGGCAGCTCCTGCAGGTCGGCCCACGCAGCGACCGCGGCCTCGGTGTCCGTGGCCAGCTCGGCCGCGAACCAGCGCCTGTCCCCCCGCCAGACCTCGCCGCCGAACGGGCCCCACACCACCGCGTCGATCTGATCGGTCGGGATCCACAGCGCGTGGTCGTCCATCCGGGCCAGCAGCGGCACCGGGAGGTTGCAGCGCAGGCGGTTGGGCACCCGATGCTGCTGACGCAGGACCTCTCCGACGACGTGCCCGACGACCGCGCCGGCGAGCAGGCCGGCGGTCACGCGCGTCGCCAGGGCGACCCCGGGATCGTCGAGCTCGCGGTGGCGGCCGCCCGGGATGAACCCGACGCCGTGCTCGGCGAAGACCACCGCGCCCCGCATCGCCGGGAGCCCCGCCGCGTCGACCTCGACCCGGTGCGCCGTGAGCCGGCCCATCGGCTCGCCCTGGACCGCGGCCCAGCGGGCCAGGTAGCTGGCGAGGTCGCCGATCCGCTCCTCGATCAGGCCGGCGATGACGCGCTTGCCCTCGGCCGAGAGGTC
The genomic region above belongs to Myxococcales bacterium and contains:
- a CDS encoding NAD-binding protein, with the translated sequence MRRSSRRLLVLVAALPVTLVLLAFLYMLGMAHLEGKERGFWQALEWAGETVTTTGYGADSGWTHPVMVVFTVVTQFVGVFMTFLVFPVFLIPFFEERFEGRLPTKLPTRAGTVLVYRWGPAVATLVDELTRERVPVVILENDLAIARRIRDRGHTVVHGDLDLDDDVLGELRGVRGIVANGQDHQNAVLTLSARQRGFKGPIVALVETPSRRAPMMRAGATAVFTPRHALAAALAAKASVKISPRVTGERRLGKALEIAEVRVHRGSALVGTTLATANLRGETGATIIGKWIGGELDAPPSPTQPMEVGTILVAAGSRDAIARLGELATPVARTGRFLILGNDETGRKVAEFLRDAGEEVTVIDDQPGAGVDVVGDILDPELLRRAGIAGAQAVLLVMESDSETTFAAAVVRDLVSDAAVIASVDNADHVARVHRAGADFVLSIGQVAGQLLSFQILGEEAVTLQPEIKLVKTLAGALAGQRLRAAKVRERTGCLVIAVERTDEVVVDFPGDFVIGADDVVYISGTPATIAQYFETFAGTRP
- a CDS encoding VOC family protein, coding for MLVPCVWLDDQAEAAAALYTELFPGGRTTAVARYPEATDNPSGRPRGSVLTIEVELAGQRCTLLNGGPMFTLNPSLSLFVQLDDSTAARRLFGRLAEGGEVRMPLDQYPWSPCYGWVQDRFGVSWQVITGRRAPAGDTIVPCLMFAGAQHGRAEEALRRYAAIFPDGRVDSLEPYGPDEGPAGTLKHGRCTLAGHELVAMDSHLAHDVAFNEALSLQVMCADQAEVDRCWDALVDGGTPGPCGWLKDRFGVSWQVVPSAIAAWMAGPDTAARDRAFAAMLTMGKLDVAALERAFTGA
- a CDS encoding C-type lectin domain-containing protein; amino-acid sequence: MRYLALIVLASCAFDPRAATGTLDAATIDGPGDGGATPDADLDAAAVDAAPDAQVIDAQVIDAQVIDAQVIDAQPIDAQPIDARPIDAQPIDAQPIDAQPIDAQPRCVGYQAVTGAPATSRYRRVNTLTLWTSAAADCRSDGGYLVIPETTGEATAVYSFVNPNGSSPFYWAGISDPQRDGIWTTVENQTFANPPFAPGQPNARMGEIYVLVSSSGQFYDWFDNGTQEYACECIP
- the msrA gene encoding peptide-methionine (S)-S-oxide reductase MsrA; the encoded protein is MSVRSWSMVTSRRAVLVALVLLGACDRGGERATPTARPAPADPSAPAGPAPEPITPAAGPGHEVAILAGGCFWGMEELLRQVDGVVDTEVGYIGGDPATARYDLVHRGDTGHAESVKVEFDPARLSYEVLLQRWYFRMHDPTTLDRQGNDRGSQYRSTIFYTTAAQRSTALAVRARVDASGVWPTPVVTTVEPASVFTAAEADHQDYLQANPDGYTCHFLRE